Below is a genomic region from Fusobacterium canifelinum.
AATTAATCTTGAAGATGAAGTAGAAATTTTTTATTCAAAGGAAAGTTTAAAAATTGTACTTCCAGATAATAGAAATTATTATAATGTTCTAAGAGAAAAACTTAAATGGGGAGAAAACTTATGCTAAGAGAACTAAAAATAGAAAATTTAGCTATTATAGATGAGTTAGATATTGAGTTTGACAAAGGTTTTATTGTGCTAACAGGGGAAACAGGTGCAGGAAAATCTATTATTTTAAGTGGAATAAATCTTCTTATTGGAGAAAAAGCCAGTGTGGATATGATTAGAGATGGAGAAGAAAATCTTGTTGCACAGGGTGTTTTTGATGTTGATGAAGAACAAAAGAAAGCACTGGAAGCTATGGGGATAGATGCTGATGGAGACGAAATTATTATAAGAAGGTCTTATAGCAGAAGTGGTAAGGCAAGAGCTTTTGTAAATAATGTTAGAATATCTTTGGCTGATTTAAAAGAGATAGCCTCAACTTTAGTTGATATTGTTGGGCAACATTCTCATCAGATGTTACTTAATAAAAATAATCATATAAAACTATTAGATAGTTTTCTTAACAAAGATGAAAAAGATTTAAAAGAAAATTTGATAAATCTTTTAGCACAATACAGAGAAATTGACACTAAAATAGAAAATATTGAAAGAGAAAAAAAAGAAACTTTAGAAAAAAAAGAATTTTATGAGTACCAACTTGAAGAAATAGAAAAATTAAAATTAAAAGATGGAGAAGATGAAATTTTAGAAACTGAATATAAAAGAGTATTTAATGCTGAAAAGATTAGGGAAAAAGTCTATGAAAGTTTAGAATATCTCAAAGATGATGAAGATTCTGCTTTAAGTTTGATAACAAATTCAATAAGGAATATAGAGTATCTTGGAAAATATGATGAAAGATACATAGAATTAGCCAAAAGAATGGAAAATGCTTATTATGAGTTAGAAGATTGTGCTAATGAAATTGAAAATATTTCTAAGGGAATAGATGTTACAGAAAGTGATTTAGATAAAATTGCTGGCAGAATGAATACTTTAAAAAGAATTAAAGAGAAATATAAGAGAACTCTACCAGAGCTTATAGCATATAGAGAAGATTTAAAAGAAAAATTATCTGATATAGATAGTGGAGATTTTAAAACTAAGGAATTAAAAAAAGAACTTAATAAAATAAAAACTGAATATGATAAAATAGCAGAAAAATTAACTGCTTCAAGAAAAGAAATAGCTATAAAAATAGAAAATGAGCTATTAAATGAATTAAAGTTTTTAAATATGGAAGATGCTAAGCTAAAAGTTCAAATCAATAAATTAGAAAGAATGACAAGTGAAGGTTATGATGATGTTGAGTTCTTTATTTCAACTAATGTGGGACAAGATTTAAAACCTCTAAATAAAATAGCTTCTGGTGGAGAAGTTAGTCGTGTTATGCTTGCACTTAAAGTTATTTTTTCAAAAGTTGATAATATACCTATTTTAATTTTTGATGAAATTGATACAGGTATAGGTGGAGAAACTGTTAGAAAAATATCTTTAAAATTAAAAGAAATTGGGGAGAATACTCAAATTATTTCAATTACTCACTCGCCAGTGATAGCCTCTAAGGCGTCTCAACAATTTTATATAGAAAAATATGTTGAAAATTCTAAAACTATCAGTAGAGTTAAAAAATTGTCTGCTGAAGAAAGAATAAAAGAAATTGGAAGAATGTTAGTTGGAGAAAAAATTAATAATGAGGTTTTAGAAATAGCAAATAAAATGTTAAATGAGGTATAATGTGAACATTTTAGAGAAATATATAGAAAATCTAGTAGTAAAAAAAAATTTATTACAAACTACTATTGAAGCTTATAAGCTAGATATAAATGAATATATTGAATTTTTAACAAAAAAAAATATAGATATTTTAGATACTGATGAAAAGATATTTAATGAATATTTTTCTGATGTAGAAAAAAATTATAAGAAAGCTACCTTTAGTAGAAAATATAGTACTGTAAGAGGTTTGTATAAGTTTCTTTTGAAAAATAGATATATAGAAAAAATATTTGAATATAAACTATCAGTTAATAAATCTGATAATGAAGTTACTACTAAAAAGAATAATATTATATTTAAGCAAAAAGAATATGAAGAATTTATAAATTCTTTATCTGATAATTTTAATGAGATGAGATTAAAACTTATTTCTAAGATGATAGTTGAGTACAAAATTAATCTTGTGAATATTTTTGAAATTCAGATTAAAGACCTATTAAAATATGATTTTCAAAAGATTATCATAGTGAGAAATAATAAGATTATTAGTTATGATATAGATAAGATTATGGAAGAAGATTTAAAAAATTATTATAAAAAGTATGCTTTTGAAAAAAGATTTTTATTTGGAGCTTATGGTAAGTCAACCTTTATTTCAGATTTAAAAAGATATAATTTAGATTTTAAAACTTTAAAAAATTGTATGCAGGAAGATGAAAAAGACTTAATTGAAAATATTAGAAGAATATATTTTGAGATAGGAATAGGAGATAATTAATGAAAGCTGGATTTATAGCTGTTGTAGGTAGACCAAATGTTGGTAAATCAACTTTAATAAATAAACTTGTATCTGAAAAAGTAGCTATTGTTTCTGATAAAGCAGGAACAACAAGAGATAATATAAAGGGAATTCTAAATTTTAAAGATAATCAATATATTTTTATAGATACACCAGGAATACATAAACCTCAACATCTTTTAGGTGAATATATGACTAATATTGCAGTTAAGATTTTAAAAGATGTAGATATCATACTTTTTTTAATTGATGCCTCTAAACCAATAGGAACAGGGGATATGTTTGTAATGGATAGAATAAATGAAAATTCTAAAAAACCTAGAATTTTACTTGTGAATAAGGTTGATTTAATAAGTGATGAGCAAAAAGAAGAAAAATTAAAA
It encodes:
- the recN gene encoding DNA repair protein RecN, with amino-acid sequence MGRKLMLRELKIENLAIIDELDIEFDKGFIVLTGETGAGKSIILSGINLLIGEKASVDMIRDGEENLVAQGVFDVDEEQKKALEAMGIDADGDEIIIRRSYSRSGKARAFVNNVRISLADLKEIASTLVDIVGQHSHQMLLNKNNHIKLLDSFLNKDEKDLKENLINLLAQYREIDTKIENIEREKKETLEKKEFYEYQLEEIEKLKLKDGEDEILETEYKRVFNAEKIREKVYESLEYLKDDEDSALSLITNSIRNIEYLGKYDERYIELAKRMENAYYELEDCANEIENISKGIDVTESDLDKIAGRMNTLKRIKEKYKRTLPELIAYREDLKEKLSDIDSGDFKTKELKKELNKIKTEYDKIAEKLTASRKEIAIKIENELLNELKFLNMEDAKLKVQINKLERMTSEGYDDVEFFISTNVGQDLKPLNKIASGGEVSRVMLALKVIFSKVDNIPILIFDEIDTGIGGETVRKISLKLKEIGENTQIISITHSPVIASKASQQFYIEKYVENSKTISRVKKLSAEERIKEIGRMLVGEKINNEVLEIANKMLNEV
- a CDS encoding site-specific integrase, coding for MNILEKYIENLVVKKNLLQTTIEAYKLDINEYIEFLTKKNIDILDTDEKIFNEYFSDVEKNYKKATFSRKYSTVRGLYKFLLKNRYIEKIFEYKLSVNKSDNEVTTKKNNIIFKQKEYEEFINSLSDNFNEMRLKLISKMIVEYKINLVNIFEIQIKDLLKYDFQKIIIVRNNKIISYDIDKIMEEDLKNYYKKYAFEKRFLFGAYGKSTFISDLKRYNLDFKTLKNCMQEDEKDLIENIRRIYFEIGIGDN